TGTGTTCACTCCAAAACCGAAATCTATTCCGGTAATATCCGACGCCATCACCTGGACGTCGCGAACCGAATAGCCAGTTGCGGTGAAATACATCGAAAGAATTCCGTTCACGTCATGCCCGTTGCCTGTCATGGAGTAGGTGACGGAATAGTTGTCGGGGTACAGACCCGCAAAGGTGTAGTTACCTTCAGAGTCGGTTACCGTCACAGCGAAAAGGTCGCCATTACCGTCGAGAAGCATAACTGAAACATTCGCTAATCCCGGTTCAAGACCATTGTATCCGCCGTTCTTGTCGACATCGATGAAGTATTTCCCGGATATCGAGTATGTGTTTACGGGGTTATCCTTTTTTGCCACGGGACCGGTAATCGTATCTATCGCAAATATCGTAGCGCCCTTTACAGAGTAATTGACATCGCCGAGTTCCCAATCGCCAAGAAGAGTGAATGAATATAGAAGGTTCGTCCCCTCTGCCTGTCCGCCGTCGTATTTAATACCGACTATGCCGGTTGTTGGGTCGGGTTTGTTCAATATCTCTACAGGCTCGCTTCCTTCAAAGCCAACAACTTCGTATTCTTCAGGAAGCTCGAAAACAATGTGGCTTAGGGCAGGACTTCCGTGAACAGTCACAGAGTATATGAAGGTGGTAGAGTTTGACACGCTGTCATAAAAACTATCCACGAATGTGACTTCCCAAGGGGTTTCGCCTATGTCCACCTGAGTCATGGTTCGCCCGGCCTCAACACTTTGTGCCGCGCCAAACGAAATTAAAAAGAAAGATGCAAGAACCAGAAAACCATGTCTGATCATGTTGAATATAGCGTTCATTATGTTACTCCTTCAATTAAGAAGTTTAATTACTTCTGCTCAGAAATGGTGCATTTACTGTACCAAAAAAGTAGGGTTAAAAAGCAAGTTAAAACAATAAGATATCTGCATGCAAATGGCTATATATGATACAGAAATACAGCAGTAACTGAAACGATTATGTATCTCAAATATAAGAAGTATAGAGGTAAACTCCCTACTGAAATTACTCTCATTAATATCGGCCAATTCAGTTGGGAAGGTCAATCCCATGCAGGGAACAATCCATTTCGGTGGGTATGAAAAGTGAAATTACATCCAATTAATACGAAAGCGGTTGAAGAAAGCCGAGACTTTTCGCAAATTGAATTAAGGAAGAATGAGACCAATTCAGTTGCAGATTTGATAGTCTATGCGGACATGGAAATTAAAGAATATCTTCCGGCTCTGGCACTTGGATTTTTCGGAGGATTCCACTGCGTCGGGATGTGCGGTGGCTTTGTCGCTTCATTCTCGTTGGCGAGAGGCAATGTATGGATGCCGGGGATGATAGCCTACCAAGGATCAAGGATATTGACATACTTGGTACTTGGTGTTGTTACGGCATTGATCGGGAGAATAGTTGTAGAATCTGGTGCGTTTTCGAACGGACAGAGGATCGTATCGCTTATTGCAGGATCGATCATGCTGATACTTGCGTTGCAGATTGGTGGGATTATCAGTGAGTGGTTCAGTTTTTCTCCTTCAAGCAGCAATATGTTTTCAAATGCTTACAAAAAGGCGGTAAAAGGGGACAACGCATTTGCCTGGGTCCCCTTTGGAATACTTAACGGACTCCTCCCGTGCGGACTGGTATATTCCGCTCTCGCTCTATCCCTGGATTCGGCAAATGCTTTGAAAGGTGGATTGATGATGCTGGCGTTTGGAGCCGGGACAATTCCATGGCTTTTAGGCGTTGGCTGGTTGATGAAGTCTATTACCCCGGCGGTACGGCTGGGATTTACGAGAATGGCGGCTTTTGCAATAGCGGTCTATGGTATATTTTTGATCTATAAATCCTCTTCACACTGGACCCACTCCATGATGGATATGTAACGTCATCGATCTTCGGATCTCTCTTTTCGGCTTTTATTCCAGGGAAGTTTCGGGTCGTCATCATCCAGAAGTATTCTGTTCGGGGGTCCCTCAAGATCTTCATACTGTCCGCTTTTTATCGACCAGAAAAGGATCAAGACCGCAAGAAATCCTACAAGAATGATTGCTGGAACCAGCCAGTAGAGCACACTCATTTCAGCCTGTTTTCCCTTATACGAAGCGCGTTGGCAATAACAGTCAATGAACTGATCGGCATTGCAAAAGCGGCAAACACTGGGGTGATCAATCCCATAAATGCCATTGGTATGAACATTATATTGTATGCGATCGAAATTGCGATATTTTGTCTGATTATCCCGAGAGTTAGATGAGAGAGAATTACTGTCCTTTTGAGATTGGCAAGAGAAATGCCTGTAAGCACTATATCTGCGCTATGGATCGAAACATCCGCCCCTGTTCCTACAGCTATCCCGACATCTGCCTTTACGAGAGCGGGGGCATCGTTCACCCCGTCGCCTATCATTATTACCGTTTCACCTTTATTCCGCTGGTAACTTTCAATTACCGAGAATTTTTCTTCCGGCTTCATCTCACTCATGATTTCCAGATCATCCGGCCTGGAAAAGCCAAGCTCCTTAACTGTATATTCTGCCGCTTCCCTGCTGTCGCCGGTAAGAAGTGTGACAGGTATATTCTTCTCCTTCAGGAATGACATCGCCTCTTGCGCACCATTCCGCAACGGATCTCCCAGGATAAAAATGCCAGCTATCTTTCCATCTATGGCGCAGAATATAACTGTCCTCCCTTTAGAGTAATGTTCATTTGAGTTAATGTTTTCGAGAGATACACCGTTTTTAACCATCCACTCCTTTGAACCGACAATGATCTTGCTTTTATTTAATTCTCCAGAAATGCCAAAGCCTGGTTGGGCAGAAAAGCTGGATACACCGGAAATATCGATTTTAAGATTCTCTTTTTCTGCCACTGTCACGATAGCTTTAGCGATGCTATGTTCCGAGCGCGATTCAATTGAAGCTGTAATTTCCAAAAGCTCTTTTCTTGAAATTGAGAGCGGGATTATCTCTATCAGGCTCATTTTCCCTTCAGTTAAAGCCCCTGTTTTATCAAATACCACTCTGTTCGCCCTTGAAACGGTTTCAAGAGAGGCTCCGTTCTTTACAAGTATCCCTATTCTGGAGCCAAGACCGGTAGCGGCCGATACCGCCATCGGCGTGGCGAGACCCAGCGCGCAAGGGCAGGTGATGATGAGAACGGAAGTGGCTGTAAGAAGAGCTTTTTCAAATCCAGCATCGTACCAGAAGAGGAACGTCCCGGCGGCGAGCGTTAAGGTCATAAATATGAACCATGGAACCACCTTTTCGGCGGTCTGTTGTGTCGGAGCCTTGCTCGTTTGAGCTTTGTCAATGAGCAACGCCATTTTTGTGAGAGTATTTTCGGACAACGTGTTTATTACCTTTGCAGTCAAGGAGCCGTTGCCGTTTATGGACCCTGCAACGAGCAATGAGCCTGGGAATTTCTTTACAGGCGCCGATTCACCGGTTACGATCGATTCATCAAGTTCGCTTGCTCCTTCGATCACTTCTCCATCAAGCGGAATTCGCTCCCCGGGTTTTATTAGCATAATATCGCCTTTGTTTACGCTCTTTACATGCACACAGAATTCGGAATTATTATTTAATATGGTGGCTACCTTCGGTTGCAGTTCCAGTAGACGTTCCGTGGAATCTGAAGCCCTTGCCCTGGATGATGTTTCCATATATCTTCCGATATGGATTACAAAAAGAAAAAATACCATGGTGTCGAAATAGACTTCACCGCTTTCAGGGGCAAAAAGGGTTATATATGCCGAGTAGAGGAACGTGGCTATGGCGCCGATAGCAATCGGCAGATCCATTGTTAGATAAAAACTGCGTATTCCGAGCAAGGAGCCTTTCAGGAAAGGATATCCTGAATAAAGCAGGGTAGGGAGCGCAATAAAGAGTCCTAATATCCTGAAAAAATCGCGGTACTCCCCCATATCGGCTCCGGTCCATAGCGCGATGGATATCCACATCATGTTCATTGCCGCAAAACCGGCAAATCCGATGCGGAAGAGGTTCTGCCTGCGAACTTTTTCGCTGTTCTCGCGCGCCGTGCTGACAGAATAGGGTATAGCCGAATATCCGAATGAGCCGACAGCTCTTATGATCTCTGAAAGTTTTATCCTGTTATTGTCCCAGCGCACACGAAGCTTTTTGGCGGCGAGATTCACCTGGCTTGATACTGTCCCGTCAGACTTATCAAGGGCGCGTTCAATGAGCCAAACGCACGCGGCGCAGTGTATCCCTTCTACAAGGAGTGTGACCTCCCGTAAATCACTATCTGTTGCCGTGAATTCCTGCTGTACCTCTTCAATATCGTAGATATCGACATGAGAAGGTAATTCAAGGGGAGGGGAGAGTGTGCCTTTATCACCAAGTTTGGAATAAAAGCCTTCAAGCTGGGCGTCGTGAATCACCTGGCAGACTGTTTTGCATCCTTGGCAGCAAAAATACCTTTCCTCCCCAATAATAGCGCCGTGGTATTTTGTTTTATCCGCAAGCGGCACTCCGCAATGGTAACAGAAGAGATTTTCCATATCGTTCACAAAAAAAAGATAAATAATATATACGTGCCGCGAAAACTCTCACGCGAATTGAGTACGAGCAAATCAGCGTCGATATTCAAGGAGCCCTGACAACAATTCTTTCAGCGAAATCGGCTTCATATCCGGCATGTTCAGCGACAATTATTATGTCCCAGTTGCCGGGGTACATGAAAGTAATGTTAGCCGTATTGATACCATCCGTGGAGCTTTCCATAGACAGTTTGAAATCCTTTGCGGAGTCTGAAGGCCGATACGCAAGAAAGGTAACTTTATCGGGTTGTATTGTCCGGCCGTTGGATGTGATGGACAGTTTGAACAGTGATGGTTTTCCGATAAATACATCAGGATGAATGAGACTGAAATCCCAATTATGTATATTCTTTGAAATGTTTTTCTGCCTGGTCCGTTCTGTGAAACTTT
This is a stretch of genomic DNA from Nitrospinota bacterium. It encodes these proteins:
- a CDS encoding sulfite exporter TauE/SafE family protein produces the protein MEIKEYLPALALGFFGGFHCVGMCGGFVASFSLARGNVWMPGMIAYQGSRILTYLVLGVVTALIGRIVVESGAFSNGQRIVSLIAGSIMLILALQIGGIISEWFSFSPSSSNMFSNAYKKAVKGDNAFAWVPFGILNGLLPCGLVYSALALSLDSANALKGGLMMLAFGAGTIPWLLGVGWLMKSITPAVRLGFTRMAAFAIAVYGIFLIYKSSSHWTHSMMDM
- the ccoS gene encoding cbb3-type cytochrome oxidase assembly protein CcoS — translated: MSVLYWLVPAIILVGFLAVLILFWSIKSGQYEDLEGPPNRILLDDDDPKLPWNKSRKERSEDR
- a CDS encoding heavy metal translocating P-type ATPase gives rise to the protein MENLFCYHCGVPLADKTKYHGAIIGEERYFCCQGCKTVCQVIHDAQLEGFYSKLGDKGTLSPPLELPSHVDIYDIEEVQQEFTATDSDLREVTLLVEGIHCAACVWLIERALDKSDGTVSSQVNLAAKKLRVRWDNNRIKLSEIIRAVGSFGYSAIPYSVSTARENSEKVRRQNLFRIGFAGFAAMNMMWISIALWTGADMGEYRDFFRILGLFIALPTLLYSGYPFLKGSLLGIRSFYLTMDLPIAIGAIATFLYSAYITLFAPESGEVYFDTMVFFLFVIHIGRYMETSSRARASDSTERLLELQPKVATILNNNSEFCVHVKSVNKGDIMLIKPGERIPLDGEVIEGASELDESIVTGESAPVKKFPGSLLVAGSINGNGSLTAKVINTLSENTLTKMALLIDKAQTSKAPTQQTAEKVVPWFIFMTLTLAAGTFLFWYDAGFEKALLTATSVLIITCPCALGLATPMAVSAATGLGSRIGILVKNGASLETVSRANRVVFDKTGALTEGKMSLIEIIPLSISRKELLEITASIESRSEHSIAKAIVTVAEKENLKIDISGVSSFSAQPGFGISGELNKSKIIVGSKEWMVKNGVSLENINSNEHYSKGRTVIFCAIDGKIAGIFILGDPLRNGAQEAMSFLKEKNIPVTLLTGDSREAAEYTVKELGFSRPDDLEIMSEMKPEEKFSVIESYQRNKGETVIMIGDGVNDAPALVKADVGIAVGTGADVSIHSADIVLTGISLANLKRTVILSHLTLGIIRQNIAISIAYNIMFIPMAFMGLITPVFAAFAMPISSLTVIANALRIRENRLK
- a CDS encoding FixH family protein, yielding MNELNSEKNWPENKSPLKSPWVRGILLLMFLFFSVNIFMAWIAFNSKPNLVAADYYSRGQSFTERTRQKNISKNIHNWDFSLIHPDVFIGKPSLFKLSITSNGRTIQPDKVTFLAYRPSDSAKDFKLSMESSTDGINTANITFMYPGNWDIIIVAEHAGYEADFAERIVVRAP